One segment of Desulfosudis oleivorans Hxd3 DNA contains the following:
- the csm6 gene encoding CRISPR-associated ring nuclease Csm6, with amino-acid sequence MKNIILAVTGLSPQVITETLYVLHQSGREVHAIHVITTREGKDRIFSDLLAGEDGRYHRYLNEYGINPETIAFDHTHVHVVADTHGVERPDILTEADNERLLALCLGMAFELTKDPDTAVFFSIAGGRKTMSACLTLAAQFYGRPQDRLYHVLVSPDFESSREFFYPPKESKTIALKAKNGQAYYKDTRYAEINLISVPFVSIRDSLSKDVLKASKPPGALLLSLIREETPRLTVNLVDKKIIYKRMELDLTPAQMALYAFFAMRKKDCRKNSITCGDCHECFLDLPAILNQGLVIADIYKRLCGTRPVEEMSKTGIMNLDAERFNSLKSKIKAVLQNRFGPYALKELEIASKGRRPDTRYGIQMDKGKIEIVY; translated from the coding sequence ATGAAAAACATTATTCTGGCGGTAACGGGCTTAAGCCCCCAGGTGATCACAGAGACCCTCTACGTCCTTCACCAGAGCGGACGGGAGGTCCACGCCATTCATGTCATCACCACCCGGGAGGGCAAAGACAGAATTTTCTCCGATCTTCTGGCCGGTGAAGACGGCCGCTATCATCGCTACCTGAACGAGTACGGCATCAATCCGGAAACCATCGCCTTTGACCATACCCATGTTCACGTCGTCGCCGATACCCACGGCGTGGAGCGCCCGGACATTCTCACCGAAGCCGACAACGAACGGCTTCTGGCCCTGTGCCTGGGCATGGCCTTTGAGCTTACAAAGGACCCGGACACGGCGGTTTTCTTTTCCATTGCCGGGGGCCGCAAGACCATGAGCGCCTGCCTCACCCTGGCGGCCCAGTTTTACGGCCGGCCCCAGGACAGGCTTTATCATGTGCTGGTGTCCCCCGACTTTGAAAGCAGCCGGGAATTCTTCTATCCCCCGAAGGAATCGAAAACCATCGCCCTCAAGGCCAAAAACGGACAAGCGTATTACAAGGACACCCGGTACGCCGAGATCAATCTTATATCGGTTCCATTTGTTTCTATTCGGGACTCGCTGTCAAAAGATGTTCTCAAGGCGTCCAAACCACCGGGCGCGCTTCTGCTTTCCCTGATCCGGGAAGAAACGCCCCGGCTGACGGTCAACCTTGTGGACAAAAAAATCATATATAAAAGGATGGAGCTGGACCTGACGCCGGCCCAGATGGCCCTCTATGCCTTTTTCGCCATGCGCAAAAAAGACTGCCGCAAAAATTCGATCACCTGCGGCGACTGCCATGAGTGTTTCCTGGATTTACCCGCAATTCTGAACCAGGGTTTGGTTATTGCGGATATTTACAAACGTCTTTGCGGCACCCGCCCTGTCGAAGAGATGAGCAAGACCGGCATCATGAACCTTGACGCCGAGCGCTTCAACTCGCTTAAATCAAAAATCAAAGCCGTCCTGCAGAACAGATTCGGGCCATACGCCTTAAAAGAGCTGGAAATCGCCTCCAAAGGCAGGCGGCCTGACACCCGATACGGCATTCAGATGGACAAGGGGAAAATTGAAATCGTTTATTGA